The Blautia obeum ATCC 29174 region ACAGGGACAGGCCATGATCAAGGCTCCATCTTCGGCTTCTCCAAATGCTTCTGCCAATACTGAAGCCGATGTCGATTCTTCAGATGACTCCGAAGGTACTTTGAGTCCTTCCGGTTCTTCCTCAGGCATGGACTGGTCTGCCGCAAACACGGCTTCAACTCCGTCTTCCGCTTCCAGACAGTTTACCGTCTGTATTGATCCGGGACATCAGGGAAGCTGGGTAGACATGAGTGCACAGGAACCTATGGCTCCAGGTTCATCTCAGACCAAAAATAAAGCTACGACCGGTACTGCCGGTAACTACTCCAAGGTTCCGGAATATGAAGTCAACCTTGAAGTTTCTCTTGTCCTTGAAAAAGAACTGACTTCTCGTGGGTACAAGGTTGTCATGACCCGCGAGGATAACGACAAGGCCATCAGCAACAAAGAACGTGCAGAATTCGCCACAGAATCCGGCGCCGATATCACGGTCCGCATTCATGCAAACAGTGACAACAGTGCTTCTGCTGCCGGTGCTCTTACCATGGCCCCAACCAGTTCCAATCAGTATCTGGACAAGGAACTCATCGAAAAAAGTAATACGCTTGCATCCTGTATCATCGACAGTTACTGCAATGCCACCGGACTTGCAAACAAAGGCGTCATCTCTGCCGACAATATGACTGGTACCAACTGGAGTACAGTTCCGGTTGCCATCCTCGAAATGGGATTTATGAGTAACCAGAATGATGATCTTTACATTACCAATTCCGCAAATCACGAAACTATGGCAAGGGGAATTGCCGATGGAATCGATGCATATTTCAATACTGTCGAACCGGCTATTACTACTGTCGGAGAACACCTCGCCGATCTCACCTCACAGCTGGAAAAGAACTATACTGATCCGCTTGAACAACAGGGAGAACTCTGGGCAATCGCAGCTATGGATCTGAAGACGCAGGCCTACAGCACAGTCAATGCCGAACAGTCCATGCAGTCTGCCAGTGTTATCAAAGCATTTATCATGGCCGCTGTTTATGACAAACTGATATATCCAGATGAAGGAACTACGGTTTCATCCGATTATGAAAGTACTCTGAAACCTCTCCTCACCAGTATGATCACAGTCAGTGACAATGACTCTGCCAACGAACTGGTCCGCAAGCTCGGTGGAGGCGATTTTCAGACAGGAGCTGCTATTGTCAATGAGTTCTGTCAGGAGCGGAACTACACCTCCACGCATCTTGGCCGCGAGTTCCTGGCTTCTGATCCAACCGATGACAATTACACAAGTGCTTCCGACTGCTGCCGACTGCTCTCTGATATTTACAACAGTTCTCTGGTAAACGCAGAAGCATCTGCCGAAATGCTTGCGCTCCTTACGAGCCAGACAAAGACAGCCAAGATTCCGGCAGGTGTTCCTTCCGGCACCGCAACTGCCAACAAAACCGGAGAACTTGCAGATTCCGGAAAACTCGGTGTTGTCGAAAACGATATTGCCATTGTCTTTGACAAAGAGCATCCATATGTGCTCTGTGTACTCTCCAATAATATCAAGAATAATTCCAGTGCACAGAATACGATCAAAAAAATCTCTGCAGGTGTCTATACATATATGACCACAAAACAAAAGTAATTTCTCACAGCAACAAAAAAGGAACAGACCTTTGGATTATTC contains the following coding sequences:
- a CDS encoding N-acetylmuramoyl-L-alanine amidase produces the protein MRKLLSVFLAGCLLLLLPATIWASAETTYESEQGQAMIKAPSSASPNASANTEADVDSSDDSEGTLSPSGSSSGMDWSAANTASTPSSASRQFTVCIDPGHQGSWVDMSAQEPMAPGSSQTKNKATTGTAGNYSKVPEYEVNLEVSLVLEKELTSRGYKVVMTREDNDKAISNKERAEFATESGADITVRIHANSDNSASAAGALTMAPTSSNQYLDKELIEKSNTLASCIIDSYCNATGLANKGVISADNMTGTNWSTVPVAILEMGFMSNQNDDLYITNSANHETMARGIADGIDAYFNTVEPAITTVGEHLADLTSQLEKNYTDPLEQQGELWAIAAMDLKTQAYSTVNAEQSMQSASVIKAFIMAAVYDKLIYPDEGTTVSSDYESTLKPLLTSMITVSDNDSANELVRKLGGGDFQTGAAIVNEFCQERNYTSTHLGREFLASDPTDDNYTSASDCCRLLSDIYNSSLVNAEASAEMLALLTSQTKTAKIPAGVPSGTATANKTGELADSGKLGVVENDIAIVFDKEHPYVLCVLSNNIKNNSSAQNTIKKISAGVYTYMTTKQK